One Helicobacter cetorum MIT 00-7128 DNA window includes the following coding sequences:
- a CDS encoding outer membrane protein, which produces MKITTTKFNKENSVKHFKNNIKFLAPLSLVLSLSLSPLSAEEDGGFMTFGYELGQVVQSVKNPNKYQAMQVAKELNSTLTINSSVDVQKYENSFGVGNGDDIYPQQGLNVVGNLGNALMVALDRGNLISPTIILTSPSGSHLFNAYKKISQALEGIGSQTDQEYNQAFRNQYCFGWTTMGPNSCGGNGLVQELNVSGIVKSYFAYMAEWLKEYPDKYAALQEPNLQALKELGYYGTGNLTLGGVLDKAYSNAVLAIDNITNATLQLNNFNAANASGTLSTAEFTGLVDGIISTSSQALKNLEIASITNGKIGFNPTNAQAVGTGRFNDGSLGQMKALITNTQNTLNAVVQANDNLKAHPWLGQFAAGNSKQTNAMSGFYTKIGYKQFFGKKKAFGLRYYGFFSYNGAGVGNGANYNTVNLLTYGVGTDALYNVFSRSFGSRSIDAGFFTGIQLAGDSYITSLAKSVQVDTKKVTATKFQFLFDVGMRMNFGILKKDMKKHNQHSIEIGVQIPTIYNTYYSSGGTEVKYYRPYSVYWVYGYAF; this is translated from the coding sequence ATGAAAATAACAACAACAAAGTTTAACAAGGAAAATTCTGTGAAACATTTTAAAAACAATATCAAATTTTTAGCCCCTTTAAGCCTAGTGCTTTCTTTATCTCTAAGCCCCTTAAGTGCTGAAGAAGATGGAGGCTTTATGACCTTTGGTTATGAATTAGGTCAAGTGGTGCAGAGTGTGAAGAATCCTAATAAATACCAAGCTATGCAAGTGGCTAAGGAGTTGAATAGCACCCTCACTATCAATAGCTCTGTTGATGTTCAAAAATACGAAAATTCATTTGGGGTTGGTAATGGTGATGACATTTATCCTCAACAAGGATTAAATGTCGTAGGGAATTTAGGCAATGCCCTAATGGTTGCTTTAGATAGGGGCAATTTAATATCTCCAACTATCATTTTAACTAGCCCAAGTGGCTCACATCTATTTAATGCGTATAAAAAAATTTCCCAAGCATTAGAAGGTATAGGAAGCCAAACAGACCAAGAATACAACCAAGCCTTTCGTAACCAATACTGCTTTGGTTGGACTACTATGGGGCCTAATAGCTGTGGGGGTAATGGTCTAGTTCAAGAGCTTAATGTCTCTGGTATTGTTAAATCCTACTTTGCCTACATGGCAGAATGGCTAAAGGAATACCCAGATAAATATGCCGCCTTACAAGAACCTAATCTGCAAGCCTTAAAAGAGCTTGGTTATTATGGCACTGGTAATTTGACACTAGGAGGAGTTTTAGACAAAGCCTATTCTAATGCCGTATTAGCAATTGATAATATTACTAATGCCACCTTGCAATTAAACAACTTCAACGCTGCTAATGCAAGCGGAACGCTTAGCACAGCAGAATTTACAGGTCTTGTAGATGGCATTATCTCTACTTCTAGTCAAGCGTTAAAAAACCTAGAAATTGCGTCAATTACTAATGGTAAAATAGGGTTTAACCCCACTAATGCCCAAGCAGTAGGAACAGGTAGGTTTAATGACGGCTCTTTAGGGCAAATGAAAGCGCTCATTACCAACACTCAAAACACCCTTAATGCTGTCGTTCAAGCCAACGATAACCTCAAAGCCCACCCATGGCTAGGGCAATTTGCTGCTGGCAATAGCAAGCAAACTAATGCGATGAGCGGATTTTACACTAAGATTGGTTACAAACAATTCTTTGGTAAGAAAAAAGCCTTTGGTCTAAGATACTATGGATTCTTTTCTTATAATGGAGCAGGTGTAGGTAATGGTGCCAACTATAACACAGTTAATCTACTCACTTATGGTGTAGGAACAGACGCACTCTATAATGTGTTCTCTCGTTCATTTGGTTCTAGAAGTATTGATGCGGGATTCTTTACAGGGATTCAATTAGCTGGAGATAGTTATATCACCTCTTTAGCTAAGAGTGTCCAAGTAGATACTAAAAAGGTTACTGCGACTAAGTTTCAATTCCTCTTTGATGTGGGCATGCGTATGAATTTTGGTATTTTAAAAAAAGATATGAAAAAGCATAACCAACACTCTATTGAAATTGGGGTTCAAATCCCTACTATCTATAACACCTATTATAGTAGTGGTGGCACAGAAGTGAAATACTATCGCCCTTATTCTGTATATTGGGTTTATGGGTATGCGTTCTAA
- a CDS encoding disulfide bond formation protein B, with protein MQENHSNKFYTLFSLAILGILIFPVGLANFYFGYVLKDSPCIFCWAQRMNMIFIGAVALLVVRFGFKPKYIALLLLIASSGLYESFYHTGSHALEDVGQGFALAIFGLHTQFWAFFVFFSVVVLLSLMLFFAPSIQNFKERSLNTLNKSAFWVFFVVVGSNVIQAFFSTGPFPYIGQSDPVRFSWNLKEAVWSMENWGDLKFPRSVLGRRDVGKPTKLSALPKDNDYQHSPLEITKTLETEKKEVLSLKLNGAITDLNFNEENAILITENQGLYLVSNDLKTIHSHMVLDSYYSATVGSFVGADFNEDENIVIMGNNKTSVEITPNKNANALKNYPYFLEGANSFDEVERNRLKTSRAKNYYIGSARRGDKDTYLVTIPNKRYNDLVIISMLNSDKQVHAEFVPELGDIKLKEKRKLGELHISALALKDNKLYAISKEFNTLLIIDPKTEEIIEVYGLPKEIKNITSASFRDNTLVVTSYEENQNMLYELSNF; from the coding sequence ATGCAAGAAAATCATTCAAATAAATTTTACACCCTTTTTTCTTTAGCCATTTTAGGGATTTTGATTTTTCCTGTGGGTTTAGCGAATTTCTATTTTGGCTATGTTTTAAAAGATTCGCCCTGTATTTTTTGCTGGGCACAACGCATGAACATGATTTTTATAGGGGCTGTAGCGCTTTTAGTGGTGCGTTTTGGGTTTAAGCCTAAATACATCGCCTTGCTACTACTCATTGCTAGCAGTGGGCTATATGAGAGTTTTTATCATACCGGTAGTCATGCTTTAGAAGATGTGGGGCAAGGCTTTGCGTTAGCGATTTTTGGCTTACACACACAATTTTGGGCGTTTTTTGTCTTTTTTAGCGTAGTAGTGCTTTTGAGTCTCATGCTCTTTTTTGCCCCTAGCATTCAAAATTTTAAAGAACGCTCCTTAAATACGCTCAATAAAAGCGCTTTTTGGGTTTTCTTTGTAGTCGTAGGCTCTAATGTAATTCAAGCGTTTTTTTCTACAGGACCTTTTCCTTATATAGGGCAAAGTGACCCGGTGCGTTTTTCTTGGAATTTAAAAGAGGCTGTTTGGTCTATGGAGAATTGGGGCGATTTGAAATTCCCACGAAGTGTTTTAGGCAGAAGAGATGTGGGCAAGCCTACTAAGTTAAGTGCCTTACCTAAAGACAATGATTATCAACATTCGCCTTTAGAAATCACCAAAACTTTAGAGACTGAAAAAAAAGAAGTGCTTTCTTTGAAGCTTAATGGAGCGATTACTGATTTAAATTTTAACGAAGAAAATGCAATCCTTATTACAGAAAACCAAGGTCTCTATCTTGTGAGTAACGATTTGAAAACCATTCATAGCCATATGGTTTTGGATAGTTATTATAGTGCTACGGTGGGTTCGTTTGTGGGAGCGGATTTTAACGAAGATGAAAATATTGTGATTATGGGCAATAATAAAACGAGCGTAGAAATCACGCCTAATAAAAACGCTAACGCCCTTAAAAATTACCCTTATTTTTTAGAGGGGGCTAACTCTTTTGATGAAGTGGAACGCAATCGCTTAAAAACTTCTAGGGCAAAAAATTATTATATTGGCAGTGCGAGGCGTGGGGATAAGGATACTTATTTAGTTACCATACCTAACAAGCGTTATAATGATTTAGTTATTATCTCTATGCTTAATAGCGATAAACAGGTGCATGCGGAGTTTGTCCCTGAACTTGGCGATATAAAACTAAAAGAAAAGAGAAAATTAGGCGAGTTGCATATAAGTGCGTTAGCTTTAAAAGATAATAAGCTTTATGCTATCAGTAAGGAATTTAACACTCTTTTAATCATAGACCCAAAAACAGAAGAAATCATTGAAGTTTATGGCTTACCAAAAGAGATTAAAAACATTACTTCAGCAAGCTTTAGAGATAACACTCTTGTTGTAACAAGCTATGAAGAGAATCAAAACATGCTCTATGAATTATCAAATTTTTAA
- a CDS encoding outer membrane protein, translating into MIKRTKSFVGRLSLVAITCLTISHAEDDGGFFTVGYELGQVMQDVKNPGKSQADTLTNEMNAAYTNNVSANQGANIVGVLSNTFTQYLYSLLGAYPAKQILSNVGGLNNTSDPKFINNILGSGTTPGTIPYQINQTSTGNNQYNTSYEHVFQELSYLSSVEYFLQAMNNVLSTQSSSYQGAPNNDPKNPSSVFYTQYVDFLKAQNQDLYNAANTLMGAILALGDYNTANNTQELTNQQIAQNANQVISASEKTLETLSDNAQKLVSGSSAASQIAGVTSVIQARSASLQTTMLPNALNTLSTLQGLIRKVESTPYLPQFRAGNSRQTNIMNGFYTKWGYKQFFGKKRNIGLRYYGFFSYNGASVGFRETSNSVGLYTYGVGTDVLYNIFERSYQNKSVNFGVFGGIQLAGETFNSSLKNSQYVNKKDIQSTHFQFLFDLGFRMNFGKLGQKTKRHRQHTVEIGVQVPTIYNTYYKSAGTTVRYFRPYSVYWSYGYSF; encoded by the coding sequence ATGATTAAACGAACCAAATCGTTTGTAGGTCGCTTAAGCTTAGTGGCAATCACTTGCTTAACTATCAGCCATGCAGAAGATGATGGAGGCTTTTTCACCGTTGGTTATGAATTAGGGCAAGTCATGCAAGATGTTAAAAACCCGGGGAAAAGTCAAGCAGATACCTTGACCAATGAGATGAATGCTGCCTATACTAATAATGTTAGTGCCAATCAAGGGGCAAATATCGTTGGTGTGCTTAGTAATACCTTTACGCAGTATTTGTATTCACTCTTAGGGGCGTATCCAGCCAAACAAATTTTGTCTAATGTTGGCGGTCTCAATAATACATCTGACCCTAAATTTATCAATAATATTTTGGGTAGTGGCACTACTCCTGGAACCATTCCTTATCAAATCAATCAGACAAGCACCGGAAATAATCAATACAACACCTCTTATGAGCATGTGTTCCAAGAACTCAGCTATCTTAGTAGTGTAGAATATTTCCTACAAGCTATGAATAATGTTCTTAGCACACAAAGTAGTAGCTATCAAGGTGCTCCAAATAATGACCCAAAAAATCCTAGCTCAGTCTTCTATACTCAATATGTTGATTTCCTTAAAGCGCAGAATCAAGACCTCTATAATGCAGCAAACACTCTAATGGGTGCTATTCTAGCATTAGGTGATTACAATACTGCCAATAATACCCAAGAGCTTACCAACCAACAAATTGCTCAAAATGCTAATCAAGTTATAAGCGCAAGCGAAAAAACCCTAGAGACTTTATCTGATAATGCTCAAAAATTAGTTTCAGGTAGTTCAGCTGCTAGTCAAATAGCGGGCGTAACTTCAGTTATTCAAGCTAGAAGTGCTTCTTTACAAACCACCATGCTCCCTAACGCACTCAATACTTTAAGCACACTTCAAGGCTTAATCAGAAAAGTAGAATCCACCCCCTATCTCCCCCAATTTAGAGCGGGTAATAGCCGACAAACTAATATTATGAATGGTTTTTATACCAAATGGGGATACAAACAATTCTTTGGTAAAAAGCGTAATATTGGTCTAAGATACTATGGATTCTTCTCTTATAATGGAGCTAGTGTAGGCTTTAGAGAGACTTCTAATTCTGTAGGTCTATACACTTATGGGGTAGGCACTGATGTGCTTTATAACATCTTTGAACGCTCTTATCAAAACAAGTCAGTGAATTTTGGTGTCTTTGGTGGGATTCAATTAGCAGGAGAGACCTTTAACTCTTCTTTGAAAAATAGCCAATATGTCAATAAGAAAGATATTCAAAGCACACATTTTCAATTCCTCTTTGATTTAGGCTTTCGTATGAACTTTGGTAAATTAGGTCAAAAGACTAAGCGCCATAGACAACACACTGTAGAAATTGGTGTGCAAGTGCCTACTATCTATAACACCTATTATAAGTCTGCTGGAACTACAGTGAGATACTTCCGTCCTTATAGCGTGTATTGGTCTTATGGGTATTCATTCTAA
- a CDS encoding glycosyltransferase family 25 protein — MRVFIIHLSEQTCIDFHLQETNIEPLKTSLETQKISYEVFQAIYSKTLQNKLNPLILEHTHPSFVLDNVLELYLKDRAYSKNVLKDFFYALMHCGKRMNLGELGCYASHYLLWQKCVELNEPICVLEDDVKIGGGCFKEKLDFCQKHINKLGYIRLMHLEFEPVLKRATSIKGISKILHFKDGIGTQGYVISPKMAQKLLKYSAKKWVMPVDNIMDRYYLHGVKNYVLEPFAISEDETLSEYSNVQQKIIPKKLSVEIRIGKFLHKAVIKVFNKIVSIIFRN; from the coding sequence ATGCGTGTTTTTATTATCCATCTAAGCGAACAAACTTGTATAGATTTTCATTTGCAAGAAACTAACATTGAGCCTTTAAAAACAAGCTTAGAAACTCAAAAAATTTCTTATGAAGTTTTTCAAGCCATTTATTCTAAAACTCTGCAAAATAAATTAAATCCTTTAATCTTAGAGCATACGCACCCCTCTTTTGTCCTTGATAATGTGCTAGAGCTGTATTTAAAAGATAGAGCTTATTCTAAAAATGTGTTAAAAGATTTTTTTTATGCATTAATGCATTGTGGGAAGAGAATGAATTTAGGCGAGCTTGGGTGCTATGCGAGCCATTATTTGTTATGGCAAAAATGTGTGGAGCTTAATGAGCCTATTTGTGTGTTAGAAGATGATGTGAAAATAGGGGGGGGGTGCTTTAAAGAAAAATTAGATTTTTGTCAAAAACATATAAATAAATTAGGTTATATTCGCTTAATGCATTTAGAATTTGAGCCGGTTTTAAAGCGTGCTACTTCTATAAAAGGAATATCTAAAATCTTACATTTTAAAGATGGCATTGGCACTCAAGGCTATGTGATTAGCCCCAAAATGGCTCAAAAGCTATTGAAATATAGCGCTAAAAAATGGGTCATGCCTGTGGATAATATTATGGATAGGTATTACTTGCATGGGGTAAAAAACTATGTGTTAGAGCCTTTTGCCATTAGTGAAGATGAAACATTGAGCGAATATTCTAATGTGCAACAAAAAATAATCCCTAAAAAATTGTCTGTGGAAATTAGAATAGGAAAATTCTTACATAAAGCTGTGATAAAGGTGTTTAATAAGATTGTTAGTATTATCTTTAGAAATTAA
- a CDS encoding tumor necrosis factor alpha-inducing protein (Tip-alpha; forms a dimer; found in culture supernatant; induces TNF-alpha and NF-kappa-B in cell cultures of mouse cells), translating into MRNYLKNKSYVKQALLCGVGLLVLQACTCPNTSQKNSFLENVPYWMLQNRSQYVTQGVDSSHIVDGKKTEEIEKIATKRATIRVAQNIVHKLKQSYISKDNKIKQKLTNELFDKMIQPIYDSLTNVNRLGIYINPNNEEVFALVRAQSFDKDILTQGLHKLPLEDQSIKILISKIDNIFKESVNYGDIKIPVGM; encoded by the coding sequence ATGAGAAACTATCTTAAAAATAAGTCATATGTCAAACAAGCGCTTTTATGTGGGGTTGGATTATTAGTATTGCAAGCTTGCACATGCCCTAACACTTCGCAAAAAAATTCATTTTTAGAAAATGTGCCTTATTGGATGCTACAAAATCGTAGCCAGTATGTTACACAAGGGGTGGATAGCTCGCATATTGTAGATGGCAAAAAAACCGAAGAAATAGAAAAGATTGCCACCAAGCGTGCTACTATTAGAGTGGCTCAAAACATCGTGCATAAGCTCAAGCAGTCCTATATTTCTAAAGATAACAAGATTAAGCAAAAGCTTACCAATGAGCTTTTTGACAAAATGATACAGCCCATATATGATAGCTTAACCAATGTCAATCGCTTAGGAATTTATATTAACCCTAATAATGAAGAGGTTTTTGCGCTTGTTAGAGCCCAATCATTTGATAAGGATATTTTAACCCAAGGGTTACATAAATTACCCTTAGAAGACCAAAGTATTAAAATCCTTATTTCTAAGATTGATAACATTTTCAAAGAGTCTGTCAATTATGGCGATATTAAAATCCCTGTAGGCATGTAA